Proteins from a single region of Lasioglossum baleicum chromosome 1, iyLasBale1, whole genome shotgun sequence:
- the LOC143209403 gene encoding homeotic protein female sterile isoform X4, with product MSERNEAKMQQVDTISQNNSTSAPGKTSTTPAAPPKEPPPRDEPPVEPVNGVVQPPVVPPPNRPGRVTNQLQFLQKGVLKPVWKHQFAWPFQQPVDAKKLNLPDYHKIIKQPMDLGTIKKRLENTYYWSGKECIQDFNTMFTNCYVYNKPGEDVVVMAQALEKLFLTKVAQMPKDEVELEVPVPKGPKGKKAGRVGAPVGGVAGGTGGGTGRGRPSSGAAAVTSSVPNSLTPSATSAGTTGVIPMPPLGTQAPASVPGSTNTTTIAPPTSMGVTPMATHNSLPQQVVPPTSGYHAQPAMDTQAASAVPPPPQVPTTPSVMPPSQPAKLKKGVKRKADTTTPTANSFEPLYKLDPKNAKIPTRRESGRTIKKPTRQAEDGLVPYQAPLMGAMAQQPQHTTGKSKEKLSEALKFCNEILKELFSKKHSGYAWPFYKPVDAELLGLHDYHDIIKKPMDLGTVKTKMDNREYKTAQEFASDVRLIFTNCYKYNPPDHDVVAMARKLQDVFEMRYAKIPDEPMGGMAGMKGSSSSASSSGSETSSESDDSDEERTQKLVALQQELKAMQEQMRKLVEESGKKKSKKKKPDKTKSRPMSNKSSNLVASHTGAMKELLKPSGVIPNASDSVGASIASVAMGAGDLKMPGGMGGDLHHPAITVGPNKTHAAGGMSHHLPTAANPKQKGKARGPGKATTANTANKRPKANSRSAGTKKKSASSQPPPTTFDSEDEDNAKPMSYDEKRQLSLDINKLPGDKLGRVVHIIQSREPSLRDSNPDEIEIDFETLKPSTLRELESYVASCLRKKPHKKVSGKSKDEQMAEKKQELEKRLQDVTGQLGNVKKTAKKEDSSKSVDVVGTGGASGPSRLSASSSSSSDSDSSSSSLSSSSSDSSDSEAGNSSNRPPRKKAKKSTPSTGQPPTTTTTTPATTLNHSGGLLMNNQPPTNSTGPITKTTVTQPSNISSEQGGNNQQSVAVAAVTAGQGMPVASHTSMPAQPSRPTAMATAAPVKKPTPPPPTTSNPPTPSVSVPTPPPSVTPTNTNSMVPSPVVPQPPQPPTSVSSFSNANTPVPADGTALTQQSDLLQPYNTLAPVPTTQTSLEQTMSMKKEPHIPMIQAPHTTSNNSLNLMADVKPPVNMMPTSMAANLNLGNITMPNLNMNLPQGLATHMSIQNQLENMINTTSALTNIQNSHNATMSQQHSNGFSNIKRDNSPPNMLNNNGIPGLNMGMNMGAMGSIFDPLPIGSMPMQISQMPMKKEEKPLTTSQPPMAQKPMDAGALFADMTTLGIPPMGNHSNSQLMPEKKMTPPDSKNPAANFASAFKNKTVEQNVKNASSWSSLAQASSPQSTAGSSMKSAARDSFQAFKKQAKEKQDRQRALLEQQEMRRQQKEQAERERLRQENERRREREEEDALDKVRKTVGDQQGNVMSATSRAEEVKAIVDTDSSSPSQSSSQDKAAAERERQRLREQERRRREAMAGQIDMNMQSDLMAAFEESL from the exons ATGTCGgaaag AAACGAAGCCAAGATGCAGCAGGTGGACACTATCTCACAAAATAATTCG ACAAGTGCACCTGGTAAGACATCGACTACACCAGCGGCTCCTCCGAAGGAACCACCACCACGCGATGAACCACCCGTGGAACCAGTCAATGGTGTAGTCCAACCACCTGTTGTGCCACCACCTAATCGCCCAGGGCGTGTTACCAATCAACTACAATTCCTCCAAAAAGGTGTGCTCAAACCAGTATGGAAGCATCAATTCGCGTGGCCTTTTCAACAACCTGTAGATGCCAAGAAACTCAATTTACCA GACTACCACAAAATTATAAAACAACCAATGGATTTGGGCACAATCAAAAAAAGATTAGAGAATACTTATTACTGGAGTGGGAAAGAATGTATTCAAGATTTCAATACGATGTTCACCAACTGCTACGTTTACAACAAACCTGGGGAAGATGTTGTGGTTATGGCACAAGCTctcgaaaaattatttcttacaaag GTTGCACAAATGCCAAAGGACGAGGTAGAACTCGAAGTTCCTGTTCCAAAGGGACCCAAAGGCAAAAAAGCTGGCAGAGTAGGAGCACCGGTAGGAGGAGTAGCAGGGGGTACGGGAGGAGGTACAGGTCGAGGTCGACCTTCGTCTGGTGCAGCTGCAGTTACTTCCAGCGTACCAAATAGCCTAACGCCTTCAGCTACGTCTGCTGGAACAACAGGCGTTATCCCTATGCCTCCACTTGGCACCCAAGCACCTGCATCTGTACCTGGGAGCACGAATACGACTACTATTGCTCCTCCAACAAGCATGGGAGTTACTCCCATGGCAACTCACAATTCTCTGCCTCAACAAGTGGTCCCTCCAACAAGCGGTTACCATGCGCAACCAGCAATGGACACGCAAGCAGCCTCTGCTGTACCCCCTCCTCCACAAGTTCCCACTACACCCTCAGTAATGCCTCCATCACAACCTGCAAAACTTAAAAAGGGAGTGAAGAGAAAGGCTGATACTACAACTCCTACCGCAAATTCTTTCGAGCCTTTATACAAACTGGATCCTAAAAATGCCAAAATACCCACAAGACGAGAATCTGGCAGAACAATAAAAAAG CCAACGAGGCAAGCGGAAGACGGCTTAGTGCCATATCAGGCCCCCCTGATGGGGGCAATGGCCCAACAG CCTCAACACACCACTGGAAAGTCGAAGGAGAAACTTTCCGAAGCTTTGAAAttctgcaatgaaattttgaaagaattgtTTTCAAAGAAGCATTCG GGTTACGCGTGGCCCTTCTACAAACCAGTGGATGCAGAATTGTTAGGTCTGCATGACTATCATGATATAATAAAGAAACCAATGGATCTTGGTACTGTAAAG acGAAAATGGATAACCGTGAATATAAAACTGCACAAGAGTTTGCCAGTGATGTACGACTCATATTTacgaattgttataaatataatcCTCCCGATCATGATGTTGTTGCAATGGCTAGGAAACTTCAAGATGTTTTCGAAATGAG GTACGCGAAAATTCCGGATGAACCAATGGGAGGCATGGCAGGCATGAAAGGTAGCAGTAGTAGCGCCAGTAGTTCAGGATCTGAAACTAGTTCTGAAAGTGACGATTCAGACGAGGAACGCACCCAAAAATTGGTTGCTTTGCAGCAAGAG CTTAAAGCTATGCAAGAACAAATGAGAAAGCTGGTAgaagaaagtggtaaaaagaagAGTAAAAAGAAGAAACCGGACAAGACGAAATCAAGGCCAATGAGCAATAAGAGTAGTAACCTTGTTGCCAGTCATACTGGTGCCATGAAAGAACTATTGAAACCAAGTGGTGTAATTCCAAATGCCTCTGATAGTGTTGGTGCTAGTATAGCTAGTGTTGCAATGGGAGCAGGTGATTTGAAAATGCCTGGTGGTATGGGTGGTGATCTTCATCATCCAGCTATAACAGTAGGACCTAATAAAACTCATGCAGCAGGAGGTATGAGTCACCATCTACCAACGGCGGCGAACCCGAAGCAAAAAGGAAAAGCGAGAGGACCTGGAAAAGCTACAACAGCAAATACCGCCAATAAGAGGCCGAAAGCGAACAGTAGATCGGCTGGAACTAAGAAAAAGAGTGCCAGTAGTCAACCACCTCCTACTACATTTGATTCGGAGGATGAAGACAATGCTAAACCAATGTCTTATGACGAGAAGAGGCAACTCAGTTTGGATATTAACAAATTACCTG GGGATAAATTAGGACGAGTCGTACACATAATACAATCTCGGGAGCCTTCATTGAGGGACTCTAATCCAGACGAGATAGAAATTGACTTCGAAACGCTGAAACCATCCACACTGAGGGAATTGGAAAGCTATGTCGCCTCATGTCTTAGAAAAAAGCCAC ataaaaaagttagtGGTAAATCCAAGGATGAACAAATGGCGGAGAAGAAACAGGAGCTAGAGAAAAGGTTACAAGATGTTACGGGGCAGTTAGGCAATGTTAAAAAAACTGCTAAGAAAG AAGACAGTAGTAAGTCAGTTGATGTAGTTGGAACTGGAGGAGCCAGTGGGCCTTCGCGATTGTCAGCATCGAGCAGTAGTAGCAGTGATAGCGACTCCAGCAGTAGTTCACTTTCTTCGAGCTCCAGTGATTCGAGCGACAGTGAAGCAG GGAACTCTTCCAATCGTCCCCCAAGAAAGAAAGCAAAGAAGAGTACGCCAAGTACAGGTCAACCGCCAACAACAACAACTACTACGCCG GCAACTACACTGAATCACAGTGGAGGTCTTTTAATGAACAATCAACCCCCAACAAATTCTACAGGACCAATAACAAAAACAACTGTAACTCAACCTAGCAATATATCTTCAGAACAAG GTGGTAATAATCAACAATCTGTGGCAGTAGCAGCTGTTACAGCTGGCCAAGGAATGCCTGTTGCAAGTCACACATCTATGCCAGCGCAACCATCGCGACCTACGGCAATGGCTACGGCAGCACCTGTAAAAAAGCCAACTCCTCCGCCACCGACTACTTCTAATCCACCGACTCCATCAGTTTCTGTACCAACACCTCCTCCGAGTGTTACACCCACAAACACAAATTCTATGGTACCTTCACCGGTTGTGCCTCAGCCACCACAGCCACCCACATCCGTTAGTTCCTTTTCAAATGCAAACACGCCTGTACCGGCAGATGGGACAGCTCTAACACAGCAGTCAGATCTTTTGCAACCGTATAATACTCTAG CTCCTGTGCCTACGACGCAAACATCATTGGAACAAACAATGTCGATGAAAAAAGAACCGCACATACCAATGATTCAAGCGCCACACACAACAAGTAATAACAGTTTAAACTTAATGGCAGACGTAAAACCTCCAGTGAATATGATGCCTACAAGTATGGCGGCCAATCTAAATTTGGGAAACATAACTATGCCTAATCTGAATATGAACTTACCGCAAGGTTTAGCAACGCATATGTCGATTCAGAATCAATTGGAGAACATGATAAACACCACATCGGCATTGACCAATATACAAAATTCACATAATGCTACAATGTCGCAACAGCATTCCAATGGATTTTCTAATATCAAGCGTGATAATTCTCCGCCTAATATGTTAAATAACAATGGTATACCTGGACTCAACATGGGAATGAATATGGGAGCAATGGGATCAATTTTTGATCCTCTGCCTATCGGTTCCATGCCGATGCAAATATCTCAAATGCCAATGAAGAAAGAGGAGAAACCGTTGACCACTTCTCAACCGCCGATGGCTCAAAAACCCATGGATG CCGGAGCTCTGTTTGCAGACATGACTACACTAGGAATACCACCAATGGGGAATCATTCAAATTCGCAACTTATGCCTGAAAAGAAGATGACGCCGCCTGACTCGAAGAATCCTGCAGCGAACTTTGCATCAGCTTTCAAAAATAAG ACTGTAGAACAAAATGTGAAAAATGCTTCATCATGGTCGTCTCTGGCTCAAGCATCCAGTCCTCAATCGACAGCGGGAAGTAGCATGAAGAGTGCTGCTAGGGACTCATTCCAAGCATTCAAAAAGCAGGCCAAGGAGAAGCAAGATAGA CAAAGGGCTCTGTTGGAGCAACAAGAGATGCGTAGACAACAGAAGGAACAGGCGGAAAGGGAGCGTTTGCGGCAAGAGAatgaaagaagaagagaaagagaagaggaaGACGCATTAGACAAGGTTAGGAAAACTGTTGGCGACCAGCAGGGAAATGTAATGTCTGCTACATCGAGGGCAGAAGAGGTCAAGGCTATTGTCGATACCGATAGCAGTAGTCCAAGCCAGTCGTCCAGTCAAGACAAGGCCGCAGCTGAAAGAGAACGTCAGAGGCTACGGGAGCAAGAACGGCGGCGTCGCGAAGCG atGGCTGGGCAAATAGACATGAACATGCAAAGTGATTTGATGGCTGCTTTTGAGGAATCGTTATAA
- the LOC143209403 gene encoding homeotic protein female sterile isoform X6, with translation MSERNEAKMQQVDTISQNNSLDVEERERLCNIPKTSAPGKTSTTPAAPPKEPPPRDEPPVEPVNGVVQPPVVPPPNRPGRVTNQLQFLQKGVLKPVWKHQFAWPFQQPVDAKKLNLPDYHKIIKQPMDLGTIKKRLENTYYWSGKECIQDFNTMFTNCYVYNKPGEDVVVMAQALEKLFLTKVAQMPKDEVELEVPVPKGPKGKKAGRVGAPVGGVAGGTGGGTGRGRPSSGAAAVTSSVPNSLTPSATSAGTTGVIPMPPLGTQAPASVPGSTNTTTIAPPTSMGVTPMATHNSLPQQVVPPTSGYHAQPAMDTQAASAVPPPPQVPTTPSVMPPSQPAKLKKGVKRKADTTTPTANSFEPLYKLDPKNAKIPTRRESGRTIKKPQHTTGKSKEKLSEALKFCNEILKELFSKKHSGYAWPFYKPVDAELLGLHDYHDIIKKPMDLGTVKTKMDNREYKTAQEFASDVRLIFTNCYKYNPPDHDVVAMARKLQDVFEMRYAKIPDEPMGGMAGMKGSSSSASSSGSETSSESDDSDEERTQKLVALQQELKAMQEQMRKLVEESGKKKSKKKKPDKTKSRPMSNKSSNLVASHTGAMKELLKPSGVIPNASDSVGASIASVAMGAGDLKMPGGMGGDLHHPAITVGPNKTHAAGGMSHHLPTAANPKQKGKARGPGKATTANTANKRPKANSRSAGTKKKSASSQPPPTTFDSEDEDNAKPMSYDEKRQLSLDINKLPGDKLGRVVHIIQSREPSLRDSNPDEIEIDFETLKPSTLRELESYVASCLRKKPHKKVSGKSKDEQMAEKKQELEKRLQDVTGQLGNVKKTAKKEDSSKSVDVVGTGGASGPSRLSASSSSSSDSDSSSSSLSSSSSDSSDSEAGNSSNRPPRKKAKKSTPSTGQPPTTTTTTPATTLNHSGGLLMNNQPPTNSTGPITKTTVTQPSNISSEQGGNNQQSVAVAAVTAGQGMPVASHTSMPAQPSRPTAMATAAPVKKPTPPPPTTSNPPTPSVSVPTPPPSVTPTNTNSMVPSPVVPQPPQPPTSVSSFSNANTPVPADGTALTQQSDLLQPYNTLAPVPTTQTSLEQTMSMKKEPHIPMIQAPHTTSNNSLNLMADVKPPVNMMPTSMAANLNLGNITMPNLNMNLPQGLATHMSIQNQLENMINTTSALTNIQNSHNATMSQQHSNGFSNIKRDNSPPNMLNNNGIPGLNMGMNMGAMGSIFDPLPIGSMPMQISQMPMKKEEKPLTTSQPPMAQKPMDAGALFADMTTLGIPPMGNHSNSQLMPEKKMTPPDSKNPAANFASAFKNKTVEQNVKNASSWSSLAQASSPQSTAGSSMKSAARDSFQAFKKQAKEKQDRQRALLEQQEMRRQQKEQAERERLRQENERRREREEEDALDKVRKTVGDQQGNVMSATSRAEEVKAIVDTDSSSPSQSSSQDKAAAERERQRLREQERRRREAMAGQIDMNMQSDLMAAFEESL, from the exons ATGTCGgaaag AAACGAAGCCAAGATGCAGCAGGTGGACACTATCTCACAAAATAATTCG TTAGATGTGGAGGAGCGAGAAAGGCTGTGTAATATACCGAAG ACAAGTGCACCTGGTAAGACATCGACTACACCAGCGGCTCCTCCGAAGGAACCACCACCACGCGATGAACCACCCGTGGAACCAGTCAATGGTGTAGTCCAACCACCTGTTGTGCCACCACCTAATCGCCCAGGGCGTGTTACCAATCAACTACAATTCCTCCAAAAAGGTGTGCTCAAACCAGTATGGAAGCATCAATTCGCGTGGCCTTTTCAACAACCTGTAGATGCCAAGAAACTCAATTTACCA GACTACCACAAAATTATAAAACAACCAATGGATTTGGGCACAATCAAAAAAAGATTAGAGAATACTTATTACTGGAGTGGGAAAGAATGTATTCAAGATTTCAATACGATGTTCACCAACTGCTACGTTTACAACAAACCTGGGGAAGATGTTGTGGTTATGGCACAAGCTctcgaaaaattatttcttacaaag GTTGCACAAATGCCAAAGGACGAGGTAGAACTCGAAGTTCCTGTTCCAAAGGGACCCAAAGGCAAAAAAGCTGGCAGAGTAGGAGCACCGGTAGGAGGAGTAGCAGGGGGTACGGGAGGAGGTACAGGTCGAGGTCGACCTTCGTCTGGTGCAGCTGCAGTTACTTCCAGCGTACCAAATAGCCTAACGCCTTCAGCTACGTCTGCTGGAACAACAGGCGTTATCCCTATGCCTCCACTTGGCACCCAAGCACCTGCATCTGTACCTGGGAGCACGAATACGACTACTATTGCTCCTCCAACAAGCATGGGAGTTACTCCCATGGCAACTCACAATTCTCTGCCTCAACAAGTGGTCCCTCCAACAAGCGGTTACCATGCGCAACCAGCAATGGACACGCAAGCAGCCTCTGCTGTACCCCCTCCTCCACAAGTTCCCACTACACCCTCAGTAATGCCTCCATCACAACCTGCAAAACTTAAAAAGGGAGTGAAGAGAAAGGCTGATACTACAACTCCTACCGCAAATTCTTTCGAGCCTTTATACAAACTGGATCCTAAAAATGCCAAAATACCCACAAGACGAGAATCTGGCAGAACAATAAAAAAG CCTCAACACACCACTGGAAAGTCGAAGGAGAAACTTTCCGAAGCTTTGAAAttctgcaatgaaattttgaaagaattgtTTTCAAAGAAGCATTCG GGTTACGCGTGGCCCTTCTACAAACCAGTGGATGCAGAATTGTTAGGTCTGCATGACTATCATGATATAATAAAGAAACCAATGGATCTTGGTACTGTAAAG acGAAAATGGATAACCGTGAATATAAAACTGCACAAGAGTTTGCCAGTGATGTACGACTCATATTTacgaattgttataaatataatcCTCCCGATCATGATGTTGTTGCAATGGCTAGGAAACTTCAAGATGTTTTCGAAATGAG GTACGCGAAAATTCCGGATGAACCAATGGGAGGCATGGCAGGCATGAAAGGTAGCAGTAGTAGCGCCAGTAGTTCAGGATCTGAAACTAGTTCTGAAAGTGACGATTCAGACGAGGAACGCACCCAAAAATTGGTTGCTTTGCAGCAAGAG CTTAAAGCTATGCAAGAACAAATGAGAAAGCTGGTAgaagaaagtggtaaaaagaagAGTAAAAAGAAGAAACCGGACAAGACGAAATCAAGGCCAATGAGCAATAAGAGTAGTAACCTTGTTGCCAGTCATACTGGTGCCATGAAAGAACTATTGAAACCAAGTGGTGTAATTCCAAATGCCTCTGATAGTGTTGGTGCTAGTATAGCTAGTGTTGCAATGGGAGCAGGTGATTTGAAAATGCCTGGTGGTATGGGTGGTGATCTTCATCATCCAGCTATAACAGTAGGACCTAATAAAACTCATGCAGCAGGAGGTATGAGTCACCATCTACCAACGGCGGCGAACCCGAAGCAAAAAGGAAAAGCGAGAGGACCTGGAAAAGCTACAACAGCAAATACCGCCAATAAGAGGCCGAAAGCGAACAGTAGATCGGCTGGAACTAAGAAAAAGAGTGCCAGTAGTCAACCACCTCCTACTACATTTGATTCGGAGGATGAAGACAATGCTAAACCAATGTCTTATGACGAGAAGAGGCAACTCAGTTTGGATATTAACAAATTACCTG GGGATAAATTAGGACGAGTCGTACACATAATACAATCTCGGGAGCCTTCATTGAGGGACTCTAATCCAGACGAGATAGAAATTGACTTCGAAACGCTGAAACCATCCACACTGAGGGAATTGGAAAGCTATGTCGCCTCATGTCTTAGAAAAAAGCCAC ataaaaaagttagtGGTAAATCCAAGGATGAACAAATGGCGGAGAAGAAACAGGAGCTAGAGAAAAGGTTACAAGATGTTACGGGGCAGTTAGGCAATGTTAAAAAAACTGCTAAGAAAG AAGACAGTAGTAAGTCAGTTGATGTAGTTGGAACTGGAGGAGCCAGTGGGCCTTCGCGATTGTCAGCATCGAGCAGTAGTAGCAGTGATAGCGACTCCAGCAGTAGTTCACTTTCTTCGAGCTCCAGTGATTCGAGCGACAGTGAAGCAG GGAACTCTTCCAATCGTCCCCCAAGAAAGAAAGCAAAGAAGAGTACGCCAAGTACAGGTCAACCGCCAACAACAACAACTACTACGCCG GCAACTACACTGAATCACAGTGGAGGTCTTTTAATGAACAATCAACCCCCAACAAATTCTACAGGACCAATAACAAAAACAACTGTAACTCAACCTAGCAATATATCTTCAGAACAAG GTGGTAATAATCAACAATCTGTGGCAGTAGCAGCTGTTACAGCTGGCCAAGGAATGCCTGTTGCAAGTCACACATCTATGCCAGCGCAACCATCGCGACCTACGGCAATGGCTACGGCAGCACCTGTAAAAAAGCCAACTCCTCCGCCACCGACTACTTCTAATCCACCGACTCCATCAGTTTCTGTACCAACACCTCCTCCGAGTGTTACACCCACAAACACAAATTCTATGGTACCTTCACCGGTTGTGCCTCAGCCACCACAGCCACCCACATCCGTTAGTTCCTTTTCAAATGCAAACACGCCTGTACCGGCAGATGGGACAGCTCTAACACAGCAGTCAGATCTTTTGCAACCGTATAATACTCTAG CTCCTGTGCCTACGACGCAAACATCATTGGAACAAACAATGTCGATGAAAAAAGAACCGCACATACCAATGATTCAAGCGCCACACACAACAAGTAATAACAGTTTAAACTTAATGGCAGACGTAAAACCTCCAGTGAATATGATGCCTACAAGTATGGCGGCCAATCTAAATTTGGGAAACATAACTATGCCTAATCTGAATATGAACTTACCGCAAGGTTTAGCAACGCATATGTCGATTCAGAATCAATTGGAGAACATGATAAACACCACATCGGCATTGACCAATATACAAAATTCACATAATGCTACAATGTCGCAACAGCATTCCAATGGATTTTCTAATATCAAGCGTGATAATTCTCCGCCTAATATGTTAAATAACAATGGTATACCTGGACTCAACATGGGAATGAATATGGGAGCAATGGGATCAATTTTTGATCCTCTGCCTATCGGTTCCATGCCGATGCAAATATCTCAAATGCCAATGAAGAAAGAGGAGAAACCGTTGACCACTTCTCAACCGCCGATGGCTCAAAAACCCATGGATG CCGGAGCTCTGTTTGCAGACATGACTACACTAGGAATACCACCAATGGGGAATCATTCAAATTCGCAACTTATGCCTGAAAAGAAGATGACGCCGCCTGACTCGAAGAATCCTGCAGCGAACTTTGCATCAGCTTTCAAAAATAAG ACTGTAGAACAAAATGTGAAAAATGCTTCATCATGGTCGTCTCTGGCTCAAGCATCCAGTCCTCAATCGACAGCGGGAAGTAGCATGAAGAGTGCTGCTAGGGACTCATTCCAAGCATTCAAAAAGCAGGCCAAGGAGAAGCAAGATAGA CAAAGGGCTCTGTTGGAGCAACAAGAGATGCGTAGACAACAGAAGGAACAGGCGGAAAGGGAGCGTTTGCGGCAAGAGAatgaaagaagaagagaaagagaagaggaaGACGCATTAGACAAGGTTAGGAAAACTGTTGGCGACCAGCAGGGAAATGTAATGTCTGCTACATCGAGGGCAGAAGAGGTCAAGGCTATTGTCGATACCGATAGCAGTAGTCCAAGCCAGTCGTCCAGTCAAGACAAGGCCGCAGCTGAAAGAGAACGTCAGAGGCTACGGGAGCAAGAACGGCGGCGTCGCGAAGCG atGGCTGGGCAAATAGACATGAACATGCAAAGTGATTTGATGGCTGCTTTTGAGGAATCGTTATAA